A DNA window from Parabacteroides johnsonii DSM 18315 contains the following coding sequences:
- a CDS encoding VOC family protein, translating into MEIKSRFDHFNINVLDLDRSIAFYGKALGLKEHHRKEAADGSFILVYLTDNETGFLLELTWLRDRKEAYELGDNESHLCFRVAGDYDEIREYHRELGYICFENNEMGLYFINDPDDYWIEILPAKQHIG; encoded by the coding sequence ATGGAGATAAAGAGCAGATTTGATCATTTTAATATCAATGTCTTGGATCTGGACAGAAGTATCGCGTTTTATGGAAAAGCGCTCGGTTTGAAAGAACATCACCGCAAAGAAGCGGCAGACGGTTCATTCATTCTGGTTTACCTGACAGACAACGAGACAGGGTTCCTGTTGGAACTGACCTGGCTTCGCGACCGAAAAGAAGCATACGAACTGGGAGACAATGAAAGCCATCTCTGTTTCCGTGTAGCCGGCGATTATGACGAGATACGCGAATATCACCGTGAACTCGGGTATATCTGTTTCGAAAATAACGAGATGGGATTGTACTTCATCAATGACCCCGACGATTATTGGATTGAGATTTTACCTGCTAAACAACATATTGGGTAA
- a CDS encoding MBL fold metallo-hydrolase has translation MRLTYIYHSGFAIEADGFAILIDYYKDTGKSPEKGFVHEELLNRSGTLYILSSHFHPDHFNPEVLRWKTYKKDIVYLFGKDILKRNRAGKEDAFYLKKGDTYEDHNLRIRAFGSTDSGISFLIEAEGKRLFHAGDLNNWHWKDESTPEEVAEAEKNYLKELDDLVKVTDKLDVAMFPVDPRIGTDFMRGAQQFVDCIKTNIFVPTHFWDRPAEVVAFGPYAESRGCRYVLISAPGEGTEI, from the coding sequence ATGAGACTGACTTATATCTATCATAGCGGTTTTGCTATCGAGGCAGACGGATTTGCCATTTTGATCGATTATTACAAAGACACTGGAAAGTCACCGGAGAAAGGTTTCGTGCATGAGGAACTGTTGAATCGCTCGGGTACATTATATATATTGTCCTCTCATTTCCATCCGGATCATTTCAATCCGGAGGTTTTGAGGTGGAAAACATACAAAAAAGATATCGTCTATCTCTTTGGCAAAGATATTCTAAAAAGGAACCGGGCAGGGAAAGAAGATGCGTTCTATCTCAAAAAAGGGGACACCTACGAGGATCATAACCTGCGGATCAGGGCATTCGGATCGACAGACTCCGGCATATCTTTCCTTATCGAAGCCGAGGGGAAACGCCTCTTCCATGCCGGCGACCTGAATAACTGGCACTGGAAAGACGAATCGACTCCCGAAGAAGTCGCAGAAGCAGAAAAGAACTATCTGAAAGAATTAGACGATCTGGTAAAAGTGACCGACAAGTTGGATGTCGCCATGTTTCCGGTCGATCCACGTATCGGGACTGACTTCATGCGCGGTGCACAACAGTTTGTAGATTGCATCAAAACCAATATCTTTGTACCGACGCATTTCTGGGATCGCCCGGCGGAGGTGGTCGCTTTCGGACCTTACGCAGAATCGCGCGGTTGCCGGTATGTGCTGATATCCGCTCCGGGAGAAGGAACAGAAATTTGA